A genomic segment from Deltaproteobacteria bacterium encodes:
- the vorB gene encoding 3-methyl-2-oxobutanoate dehydrogenase subunit VorB — translation MSEAQSKRIFVKGNEAISRGALAAGCRCYFGYPITPQNDIPEFMSTAIIEAGGDFVQAESEVAAANMLLGAAAAGVRVMTSSSSPGISLKQEAISYMAGSELPAVIVNMNRGGPGLGDIGPSQGDYFQAVKGGGHGDYRLLVLAPGSVQEGYDLIIKAFDLAFKYRNPVMILGDAILGQMKEPLVPWVPKKLDPDEASGWCLKGAKGRGPRLLKSLFLDDGALAGHNLRLQEKYQSMQAEVMAEAFLVDDADLVVVAYGSIGRIVKSAVRKLRSRGKAVGLFRPITLYPFPSDTLRSLAEQGKRFLTIEHNTGQMVEDVRLAIRLLADSGFHACLPGNLPTPDDFEGPILKALEG, via the coding sequence ATGTCCGAGGCTCAATCCAAGCGAATTTTCGTCAAGGGCAACGAGGCCATCTCCAGGGGAGCCCTGGCTGCCGGATGCCGGTGCTATTTCGGCTACCCCATCACCCCCCAGAACGACATTCCCGAATTCATGTCCACAGCCATCATCGAGGCCGGAGGAGATTTCGTCCAGGCCGAGAGCGAGGTGGCGGCGGCCAACATGCTCCTCGGAGCGGCTGCGGCCGGTGTCCGGGTCATGACCTCGTCATCCAGCCCGGGGATTTCTCTGAAGCAGGAGGCCATTTCATATATGGCCGGAAGCGAACTACCGGCGGTCATCGTGAACATGAACCGCGGCGGGCCCGGACTGGGCGACATCGGGCCGTCCCAGGGCGACTACTTCCAGGCCGTCAAGGGCGGGGGCCACGGCGATTACCGACTGCTGGTTTTGGCCCCGGGCTCGGTCCAGGAGGGATACGACCTGATCATTAAGGCCTTTGACTTGGCCTTCAAGTACCGAAATCCGGTCATGATTCTGGGCGACGCCATCCTGGGACAGATGAAGGAGCCTCTTGTGCCGTGGGTGCCGAAGAAACTCGACCCTGACGAGGCCTCGGGTTGGTGCCTGAAGGGTGCCAAGGGTCGGGGGCCGAGGCTCCTCAAATCTCTCTTCCTGGATGACGGGGCCCTCGCAGGGCACAACCTCCGGCTTCAGGAGAAGTACCAGTCCATGCAGGCTGAAGTCATGGCCGAGGCATTCCTGGTGGACGACGCCGATCTAGTGGTCGTGGCCTATGGATCCATCGGCCGGATTGTCAAGAGCGCAGTGCGCAAGCTGAGATCCAGAGGAAAGGCCGTGGGGCTGTTTCGGCCGATCACACTGTACCCTTTTCCATCGGACACGCTGAGAAGCCTGGCCGAGCAGGGCAAGCGGTTTTTGACCATCGAGCACAACACCGGGCAGATGGTCGAGGATGTCCGCCTGGCCATCAGGCTCCTGGCCGATTCGGGTTTCCACGCCTGCCTGCCGGGGAACCTGCCCACCCCGGACGACTTTGAAGGGCCGATTCTGAAGGCCCTGGAGGGATGA
- a CDS encoding 4Fe-4S dicluster domain-containing protein, with the protein MSRAVFREERCKGCLLCTLVCPVEIIRQSDRFNKQGYKVAEIPDDKAEACKGCGFCAEICPDFAITVYRTTKE; encoded by the coding sequence ATGTCCAGAGCGGTGTTTCGGGAAGAGAGATGCAAAGGGTGTCTGCTGTGCACCTTGGTGTGTCCTGTGGAGATCATCAGGCAGTCGGACCGTTTCAATAAACAGGGCTACAAGGTGGCCGAGATCCCGGACGACAAGGCCGAGGCCTGCAAGGGCTGCGGCTTCTGCGCCGAGATCTGCCCCGATTTCGCCATCACCGTCTATCGCACGACCAAGGAGTGA